Proteins encoded by one window of Myxocyprinus asiaticus isolate MX2 ecotype Aquarium Trade chromosome 35, UBuf_Myxa_2, whole genome shotgun sequence:
- the LOC127425804 gene encoding transcription factor Sp2-like isoform X2, whose protein sequence is MSDQKDSMATTVAVSPSEYLQPSTTTSQDSQPSPLALLAATCSKIGPPAAQAPVSTPPAQPTTRRLHPIKPAPIAPAPPKNLGFLSTKGNVIQLPAGLGSSGASPIVFTIQSPSRQAGTSTPNIQYQVIPQFQGSQTIQMVPQGGQIQIIPGTNQAIFTSPVTVQSATPAPPPLAPAPVPPQKTVAIKPSSLKHRQNNANANVVRLPSGLTLPLNITTGDVGGGQVVTETAAAPVKGKRGRKRQVAVAPPTPAPQPASPPPVAEQVEALLIETTADNIIQAGNNLLIVQSPGGNQPAVVQQVQLVQQKSDQQVVQIPPQALKVVQAASATLPPVPQRQTVQPSVQVTPSEPTQVLIKTASGEWQAVQLQETTVTTPTTPTSTPAVVSKKAQTGTRKERTLPKIAPAGGGLITLNAAQLASAAQAVQTISINGVQVQGVPVTITNAGGQQHLTVQAVPGGGLQLGSTQTQTMHVEQTQTLALELQSQPGEKKRRMACTCPNCKDAEKRPGEVGKRKHICHIAGCEKTFQKTSLLRAHVRLHTGERPFVCSWVFCGKRFTRSDELQRHARTHTGDKRFECNKCQKRFMRSDHLTKHYKTHINTKTL, encoded by the exons ATGAGCG ATCAAAAGGACAGTATGGCCACCACTGTCGCAGTCAGCCCCAGTGAATATCTTCAGCCCTCCACTACCACTTCTCAA GATTCACAGCCCTCCCCACTGGCCCTTCTGGCAGCTACCTGCAGTAAGATCGGGCCTCCTGCTGCCCAAGCCCCAGTCAGCACACCACCGGCTCAGCCAACCACACGCCGTCTGCACCCCATCAAGCCTGCCCCTATTGCTCCAGCTCCACCCAAAAACCTTGGGTTTCTCTCAACAAAAGGGAATGTTATCCAACTGCCTGCAGGCCTTGGTTCCTCAGGGGCCAGTCCCATTGTCTTCACAATTCAGAGTCCTTCACGCCAAGCGGGCACATCCACACCCAACATCCAGTACCAGGTGATTCCTCAGTTCCAGGGATCTCAGACCATTCAGATGGTGCCTCAGGGAGGACAGATCCAGATCATCCCTGGAACCAACCAGGCCATTTTCACCTCACCTGTCACAGTTCAGTCTGCCACACCTGCCCCACCACCTTTGGCTCCAGCGCCGGTTCCCCCGCAGAAGACAGTGGCGATCAAGCCATCCTCACTAAAGCATCGACAGAATAATGCCAATGCTAATGTTGTACGACTTCCTAGTGGACTCACACTGCCTCTCAACATTACCACAGGTGATGTGGGAGGAGGTCAGGTTGTCACAGAGACTGCTGCTGCTCCAGTGAAGGGCAAGAGGGGAAGGAAGAGGCAGGTGGCTGTAGCCCCACCAACCCCTGCCCCTCAACCAGCCTCACCACCACCTGTGGCTGAGCAGGTGGAGGCGTTGCTAATAGAGACCACAGCTGATAATATTATTCAG GCAGGGAATAATCTCCTGATCGTGCAGAGTCCAGGGGGGAATCAGCCGGCTGTGGTGCAGCAGGTGCAGTTGGTTCAGCAGAAATCAGATCAGCAGGTCGTTCAGATCCCCCCGCAGGCTTTAAAAGTTGTACAGGCTGCCTCTGCCACACTTCCCCCTGTACCACAGAGACAGACAGTCCAGCCCAGTGTGCAGGTTACACCCTCAGAACCCACccag GTGCTGATTAAAACAGCCTCAGGTGAATGGCAGGCTGTACAGCTACAGGAGACCACAGTTACTACACCGACCACACCCACCAGCACACCAGCAGTGGTCTCTAAAAAGGCTCAAACAGGGACACGTAAAGAGAGGACTCTCCCTAAGATTGCCCCGGCTGGAGGGGGTCTGATAACACTGAATGCAGCCCAGCTAGCATCTGCTGCTCAGGCTGTTCAGACCATCAGTATTAATGGTGTGCAGGTGCAGGGTGTTCCTGTAACTATCACCAACGCGGggg gccAGCAGCATCTCACAGTGCAGGCGGTTCCAGGTGGGGGTCTACAGCTGGGCAGTACCCAAACGCAGACCATGCATGTGGAGCAAACGCAGACACTCGCACTGGAATTGCAGAGTCAGCCAGGAGAGAAAAAACGACGCATGGCCTGCACCTGCCCAAACTGCAAAGATGCAGAAAAGAG GCCAGGAGAGGTGGGGAAAAGAAAACACATCTGCCACATAGCAGGCTGTGAAAAAACCTTTCAAAAGACGTCCCTACTGCGGGCGCATGTCCGGCTGCACACAGGTGAGAGACCATTCGTGTGCAGCTGGGTCTTCTGCGGAAAACGATTCACACGCAGTGACGAACTGCAAAGACACGCCAGGACACACACAG GAGACAAACGTTTTGAGTGCAATAAGTGTCAAAAACGTTTTATGCGGAGTGACCACCTCACAAAGCATTACAAAACGCACATCAACACaaagactctgtaa
- the LOC127425804 gene encoding transcription factor Sp2-like isoform X1, with amino-acid sequence MSSAFTDGVVPLPPRTIGRLSLKPVRECPTSESLLSRILIINDQKDSMATTVAVSPSEYLQPSTTTSQDSQPSPLALLAATCSKIGPPAAQAPVSTPPAQPTTRRLHPIKPAPIAPAPPKNLGFLSTKGNVIQLPAGLGSSGASPIVFTIQSPSRQAGTSTPNIQYQVIPQFQGSQTIQMVPQGGQIQIIPGTNQAIFTSPVTVQSATPAPPPLAPAPVPPQKTVAIKPSSLKHRQNNANANVVRLPSGLTLPLNITTGDVGGGQVVTETAAAPVKGKRGRKRQVAVAPPTPAPQPASPPPVAEQVEALLIETTADNIIQAGNNLLIVQSPGGNQPAVVQQVQLVQQKSDQQVVQIPPQALKVVQAASATLPPVPQRQTVQPSVQVTPSEPTQVLIKTASGEWQAVQLQETTVTTPTTPTSTPAVVSKKAQTGTRKERTLPKIAPAGGGLITLNAAQLASAAQAVQTISINGVQVQGVPVTITNAGGQQHLTVQAVPGGGLQLGSTQTQTMHVEQTQTLALELQSQPGEKKRRMACTCPNCKDAEKRPGEVGKRKHICHIAGCEKTFQKTSLLRAHVRLHTGERPFVCSWVFCGKRFTRSDELQRHARTHTGDKRFECNKCQKRFMRSDHLTKHYKTHINTKTL; translated from the exons ATGTCTTCAGCATTTACTGATGGTGTAGTGCCACTACCACCGCGTACTATTGGTAGATTGAGTTTAAAACCTGTCCGTGAATGTCCCACCAGTGAATCTCTCCTCTCCAGGATTTTGATTATTAACG ATCAAAAGGACAGTATGGCCACCACTGTCGCAGTCAGCCCCAGTGAATATCTTCAGCCCTCCACTACCACTTCTCAA GATTCACAGCCCTCCCCACTGGCCCTTCTGGCAGCTACCTGCAGTAAGATCGGGCCTCCTGCTGCCCAAGCCCCAGTCAGCACACCACCGGCTCAGCCAACCACACGCCGTCTGCACCCCATCAAGCCTGCCCCTATTGCTCCAGCTCCACCCAAAAACCTTGGGTTTCTCTCAACAAAAGGGAATGTTATCCAACTGCCTGCAGGCCTTGGTTCCTCAGGGGCCAGTCCCATTGTCTTCACAATTCAGAGTCCTTCACGCCAAGCGGGCACATCCACACCCAACATCCAGTACCAGGTGATTCCTCAGTTCCAGGGATCTCAGACCATTCAGATGGTGCCTCAGGGAGGACAGATCCAGATCATCCCTGGAACCAACCAGGCCATTTTCACCTCACCTGTCACAGTTCAGTCTGCCACACCTGCCCCACCACCTTTGGCTCCAGCGCCGGTTCCCCCGCAGAAGACAGTGGCGATCAAGCCATCCTCACTAAAGCATCGACAGAATAATGCCAATGCTAATGTTGTACGACTTCCTAGTGGACTCACACTGCCTCTCAACATTACCACAGGTGATGTGGGAGGAGGTCAGGTTGTCACAGAGACTGCTGCTGCTCCAGTGAAGGGCAAGAGGGGAAGGAAGAGGCAGGTGGCTGTAGCCCCACCAACCCCTGCCCCTCAACCAGCCTCACCACCACCTGTGGCTGAGCAGGTGGAGGCGTTGCTAATAGAGACCACAGCTGATAATATTATTCAG GCAGGGAATAATCTCCTGATCGTGCAGAGTCCAGGGGGGAATCAGCCGGCTGTGGTGCAGCAGGTGCAGTTGGTTCAGCAGAAATCAGATCAGCAGGTCGTTCAGATCCCCCCGCAGGCTTTAAAAGTTGTACAGGCTGCCTCTGCCACACTTCCCCCTGTACCACAGAGACAGACAGTCCAGCCCAGTGTGCAGGTTACACCCTCAGAACCCACccag GTGCTGATTAAAACAGCCTCAGGTGAATGGCAGGCTGTACAGCTACAGGAGACCACAGTTACTACACCGACCACACCCACCAGCACACCAGCAGTGGTCTCTAAAAAGGCTCAAACAGGGACACGTAAAGAGAGGACTCTCCCTAAGATTGCCCCGGCTGGAGGGGGTCTGATAACACTGAATGCAGCCCAGCTAGCATCTGCTGCTCAGGCTGTTCAGACCATCAGTATTAATGGTGTGCAGGTGCAGGGTGTTCCTGTAACTATCACCAACGCGGggg gccAGCAGCATCTCACAGTGCAGGCGGTTCCAGGTGGGGGTCTACAGCTGGGCAGTACCCAAACGCAGACCATGCATGTGGAGCAAACGCAGACACTCGCACTGGAATTGCAGAGTCAGCCAGGAGAGAAAAAACGACGCATGGCCTGCACCTGCCCAAACTGCAAAGATGCAGAAAAGAG GCCAGGAGAGGTGGGGAAAAGAAAACACATCTGCCACATAGCAGGCTGTGAAAAAACCTTTCAAAAGACGTCCCTACTGCGGGCGCATGTCCGGCTGCACACAGGTGAGAGACCATTCGTGTGCAGCTGGGTCTTCTGCGGAAAACGATTCACACGCAGTGACGAACTGCAAAGACACGCCAGGACACACACAG GAGACAAACGTTTTGAGTGCAATAAGTGTCAAAAACGTTTTATGCGGAGTGACCACCTCACAAAGCATTACAAAACGCACATCAACACaaagactctgtaa